From Triticum aestivum cultivar Chinese Spring chromosome 7B, IWGSC CS RefSeq v2.1, whole genome shotgun sequence:
aaacaaaaatacgtcatagaagttcaacgtgaaaatagcatgaagttcaactactacgctgaaggaatttcagatgaaaaacttttaaaatcgttgcgagtatgaaaaaatgatcaacacgggaaagttgtgtgtttaaagcagctttccatcggtatatcacttgctcagttccggtgagtggatggagagctaggagccgtggatagagatatacgagaaaagaaaagcatgtgaaaaacagagtgaagttcaagtacacgtgCCGAAAAGTTCAGGtccttcacgcggtgcattttcaaaTAATCAGTTTCGctataaaggcagaacgaatgatctcgccattttcgcaattacttgaaaacggcagggaatcagagaaaaccatcaacatgaaaaagtttcgtattttccgtagcttttcagcggcaTATTATTTATCCCATTCCGATAAAGTATGTAGAAATTATGCCAAAAATAAGTTTTTATTGATTTTCCAATTtcacttaaaactgtaaggaattaggagaaacaatatatataaaaaagttttgcatttcctcaagctttccaacgccgtatcatttgttgcattcggatGTGCGGTTAAAAAATTAGTTTGAAACtacaaactcggtggaacttgtaccgttttctaaattacttttaaactgttccaaattagaaaaaaacttttaacgtgaaaaagtagcgcattttcacaagctttacaatgccatatcatttgcctcaaatggattagccgtttagaaattacattgaaaatacgaactcggctgttcggtttgtgaaattttacgattttcaaaattaatcTTCATCCATAGGGAATtatagaaaactttcaacatgtcgaaggagcggttttgcagcagctttccaacattATATTATTTACCttattccgataaatggtttagaaatgtgatcgaaaatacgattcatgttttttgtatgaagaaaaaacggttttcaaaactgttcttaaaccgcttacattttgccaaaaatttaacttgcatcatgatattggtgtccatagctttccaacggtatatcgcaagccccatttggacactttttagctgaagttcaacctaatactcggggaaggtcaggcgcgttgctcggaaagttcatgttgtgatcagaatattattccgATCCCATGATcaaaatagtgtttatatatatatatatatatgtgtgtgtgtgtgtgtgtgtgtgtgtgtgtgtgtgtgtgtgcgcgcgcgcgtgcgcgtGCGCGTGCACGCGTGTGTGATAGGCCACCCCATAGAGGGTTGAGCCAGATCCCCCAAAACCTACATTTTACATTCCTCCGACCTAATTCGAAACAGGGCGTTCGATCGGCTGCAAATGGACGACGTGATGAGCTGGACGCGTACGCCGGGAAGGTGAGCAGCATGGCGGCCAGGTACGCGGGGCTTGGTGCAGTGCTTGACGACGCCACGATGGTCAAGAAGCTGCTCGACACCGTACGAGAAAGATTGTACGCCGTGATGCCTGGCATCGAGCAGTTCTGCAACGTCGAGCATATGCTCTTTGGGAAGGCACTTGGGCATCTGAAGGCTTTCGAGCAGTGTACACGGCAGCGGGCGCAGGCCGGCAGGGAGTGGGCGGGAGAGCAACTCATGCTCCCCGTGGCTCAGTGGGCGGCGCGGCGTCGACAGCAGGGCGGGCGCGGCTTCGGCGACCACGATAACGACGAAGCAGCAAGCACGGCATCAGGCGGCGGACGGAAGCGGCGAGGACGCTGCTACAACTGCGATGAGCGAGGGCATTTCAAACGGTAGGGCCACAAACCACGGAAGGCGCAGGCGGCCGAGCAGGCGCTTCTCGCCGAGGCCAATGTCGAGTACGACGGGCTCCTCTAGGCCACGGCTTAGGGAGGGAATGTTAGAAATAAGCCATGGCGAGGCAACATGGGTGCGCATTGGGTGCATGTGCTTGTGCGTGCCGGTTGCGTCGGATGCAAACCAGGTCGCGCCGGGTCTGTGGCAAGTGtcagtgtgtgcgtgtgtgtggtgTATGGGAGCGTTTGTGCACGTGTACACCGTGTGCATGTGTGTAGGCATAGGCAGTTGGCGAGCTAAGCGGTACGAGCGTGCGTGGTTCTATTGGAGCTTGCCGCGAGCTACGCGCGTCGGAGCGCGTCGCGAGCGCGGGCTGAATGGGCGGAGCGTGTGCACGATCAGGGAGTGGAAGAGTGGGTGTGTGCCGAGTGCGCTGGCTCGGGTATAAAGCCGTGTGGTCGACGTTGTAACAGCTTGTGTGGTGCACCTTGAGTTGTTGCTTGAGCTGGTAAAAAGCCGTCGTTGCGGCGGGCGTACGAGCGCCGGAAAAACCACCGTGCCCCtgtgtccttcttcttcctcctgtcCACCTCTTTCTTGTGCCGTTCGAGCGCAGCAGAGAGAAGGGAGTGTAGCAGAGAGAGGGAGAGCTAGGGTTAGACACCAACAACAAATATTTATATTTCGTTCATGAGTCAAACAAATCAAGATGGTTGTTTTGCCTCCTCGGAGCATCGTTTTGGAGCAGATGCTGGCTGGACAGTCAAGTGGTGGAGCGGTGTTCCATCTAACACATCGATGACAACGGGTCTCGGAGGCGTGGCACAATTGGGTCTCGATGATGGATGCATGCGGATGAACGTGCGCAGGATGGTGGCGCTGCCTGACGTCGTTGTGCCATCGACAACAGAAAGGCCTGACAAGGTAAATGCGCTGATCCATCGTAAAGGTGGGACGACGAAAGATGGCAGCAGCTGCGGATTCTATAGCGTGCACATGTGACGCGCGCTGAGGGTCTGCTAGACCTATTGTTGCTCTCGGCTCTCCATTCGACGGCTTGTTGAGGCCACCAAATTAGATGTCTACGTTGGTGTAAGGTCAGGGCACATTATCAAGCTTGTAGGTGTAGCGACAGCGGTCACCGAGAAGGTGGCGTTGGGTTGATCCATGTATTTGTTTTATGAACTTCGTTGAATAATATAATAAAGATGATTGTGTGCATCATTTTTTCGGAAAAAAATCAATTTTATTATAAAAATTCACTGAAAGTACAAagtatctcaaacataataaaaattacatcaaaatTCAAGGACACTGAATGGCCACTACTGCCACCAGAACGATACGCCGACGCAATGTGTGACCGGCTTATGACTCTACTACTGTAACATGAAGGAAACAACACAGTACGTAAGTAAAAACAAGGGAGTATAAATAAGGATTGCCAAGGAGTTCCCGTCTGAAGCTCATCTCTATTTTGGGGCGATGCGCTCAGCTCTTAAGCATCTCTATCACATCCCAGAATTTTCAATTCTTGGAATGTGAAATATTAAATTAGGATTAATTCATTTTTTTTgcatatcttctatatctaaaaAGGGCACCCCACTAGCTTATTTTCCTGCCTCCATGTGAGGCCACGTCATCCGAATTGTTATAACCGTTGATCCAATATAGCTCTGTGGCCTACAACCGTCTGATCAAAAGTGGACGAAATTCCTTTCACGCCGTCCCGCTCGCTGCCTATGTTCACGGTCAAATGCTGTCAGATCTCACGGTGATCATCGTGGATCTTCTTTTCTCAAGGGGTGATCTTCGAGGATCTCAACTAGCTAGAGCTAAAGAATAAAACTGCTAGCAGCCATCTAATCTCAATCACAATGTATGTTAGCCGCCGCCTGAATTTAAATTCTTGTGCCATGTGAAGAAACGTACAACGTACACTAATACCTGACTGATTGCCAGCTGATAGAACTATTACATTTTGTTGGTGGGTAAAATTTAACTCTTCTACATATAACGTACACTAATACCTGACTGATTTATCTTATATGTGTATcattctgttcctaaatatttatctttttagagatttcaaatggactaccacatacagatgtatatagatatattgtagattcactcattttgctccgtatgtagtcacttgttgaaaatctctagaaagacaaatgtttaggaacgaagggagtagcagTCATACTCGATTTGTTCGTCGGGCAAGATAACATGCAGACCATTTGCTTTTTCGAAAAGGGACGCTTTATTACTTAGAAGGATACAAACCATGTGCTATCATCGTACAACTACAGCAAGTCTTACTCCTACTACTACATCCGTCCTGATTTATTTGTTTCCTttataatttgtgctaaattttgaccaaagatttaactaacaaaatgtagTGCACGTCAACAAAAAATGTATtactggattcgtatttgaacacagTTTTCGATGATATagattttggtgacatgcattaatattttgttaattaaatttatgatcaaagtttggcacaagttaCAATGGAGACCAATAAGCCAGGACAAAGGTAGTACAAATTAAACAAAGTCAAATCATCGTGCCGCCAATCAAAATCAGGCGGACCACCTTCCCAAGTCAACGATAATCAAGTGGCTGCGCGAAAAACCAATCAAGTGAGTCATAGAGCATTAAACTATGATAAACCCAACCTCATCGTACTACTATCTCCAAGCATTCGTTGTGTCTGAATACTTCCCCAATGTCGTTGGACATCTAAAGATAATTCAATGCTTCTGGCTAGCTTGGCCATACCTGTCTCAGACCCCCTAAATAACTGTTTTTAGGTCTTTGATTTAACTAGTaataaaaaatgtacaatgtgtcaCAAAAATTTATATGGTTAGAAACTATATTTGACAACGAAtctaaaaatatttttttatgtaaTATAATAAATGTTACCCTAGTTAAATTAAAGACCTAAAATTTTGTGCCTGACTAATATACCCATCTGGAAGGAGTAATATTTGACTATTAGAACATATGGATTTTGACCCAGCAGGATATATTGGTCCCAAGTAATATACACCAGCAAGAGCTTGATTGAGCCGCACAAGATTCTTCCACACAACTGCAACTGCACTTTGAGTCATGTTATATTGTAATTGTCGGTTAAAACTGCTCATGTTAATCCTTGGTGGTTTTAtcatacagttttgctagaactcatctagatgagatataatttgttctcattcaccttttatagccgttggatgtgatgctataagatgcgtgtgtgctgacgtgggttgtatctgttcttgttttcaaagtgaatgagaccaaattatgtctcatctagatgagttctaggtactacCTTTATCATATCAGATTTTTTACGATCACATGCCAAGGAGGGAAGTTGTTTCTTAAACAATAAATGAGCTGCAGTTGGAGTCCGTTCCTCCGGTGGGGTGGTGGGGCTCCGGCTAGACCTGGCCAGGGCACGGTGGCGCTGGTGTTGTTGTGGTGGTGGTGCGTGTCCGCCTTGCCGACGTTTGATGGGCGGGCGGCGCCGGTTGGGGCATCGGCCCGGCATGGCTGTTGCTCCGGCtatgggcggcggcggcagggtggCTCGGCTCTCTCGGTGTGGAGGCTTCCATTCGCCGCACCAGCAACTCGGCAGCTCGGCGGGCTGGCTGGGACAGCGGATGGTTTTCTGGCGTCGGCTCATCTCTAGGCGGCCCGTTTCGATCTTCGGTCCTCTCCTTGTCGTCTGGTTGCTCCCTTAGTCGGAGGTTGGGCCCTCCCCCAACAAtggtccatcgctcgtctcgcgcccgacaGTAGGACTgacctcgtctcgcgcccggcagcaggaccgatcTCGTCTCGCGCCCGACAGCAGGATCGTGCGCGTCTCGCGCTTGGCAGCAGGACCGGcttcgtctcgcgcccggcagcaggaccgtgctcgtctcgcgcccggcagcaggactgacctcgtctcgcgcccggtgcccCGGATGGGTCGTTGGAGGCCAGCTTTGGCCGATCTATTCGGTTTCAGAGTTGGGGGCtgcccaggggtgcgaaaggcgggCCCTTTCCGCCCGTATCTCTGGTTGGGGTTGCGGTGGGTCTCGAGCGAGTTGATCTCAAGGTCTGGGATGCCGGGGCGGCGGACCTGGTGGTGGTTCCGCTGTGCTCATGGGCGGAGCCCGTGGTTAGGTGCTGCCCGTTGGCCATGGTAGTGTGGATGGCGTGGTCGCTGGGGCGTGGCGTCCGGTGGTGGTGAGTGTCGGCCGAGGTGAAAACCTGACCTATCTTCGGATGGACCGGCGGtggcgaagctcgttcccttcttgaaggcgtcgtcgcggctctcattgctcGTCGTGTTGCTCTAGGGGGAACTCTGATCCTCGGGTCGGGCGGTGGATGCACTCTGGTGTCGTAACCTTCCTGAAGGCACCACTGGAGCACAtggttcgtcatatgcggcttcatctctttgCGGTGGCATGCTCACGGTTGAGGACTCCGGTTGCTCTTGTACTACTATGGGTAGTGTTGCCGCGCTCAGTGCCTtcgtatcctgccttgggtgtgtgcgtatGTTGTGCTGGAGTGCGTTTGTATCTGAGTTGTGATTGgtcggtgctttatatataaagcgggacgaaagcctttttcggtaacaaGAAATGAGCATCAGCGACAAACGGTGTTGTGATTTGTAGCTTGTTGTAGATACTTGTTCAATGAGTCCACTCCTTAGATGCAACTGGTGATGATGATATGCCTGCTCTGCGATAATCTTTAttattagatctgcatctaatgaaGGCAAAATATGTTGTGGTATTTTGGCAGGGGGGAAACCACTCCGGTCAACTTTTGCAGTACATTCTCCTCATGCAAATAAAATAAGAGAAATATATGCTGGGTGAAATGTAATACACTTCTTGTGATCAAGTTTGTGAACATACATATGTACCAAAAATCATGGCAATTTTTTtcttcaagtttgtgaacatgtagtGTTAGTCTATTTTAGATTTGTTGCAATGGTGCCGCCACTTTGCTAGTTAGTGTCAAAATTCAACCATAACTAAAGCAGTATTAATTTTATGTTGGCCACCTTGAATTTTTCTTATGCAGGCTCTTTAGATTCATATATGGTTAGTTCCAAACACCCAGGGATGAGAGAGAAAACTGGCCAGCTGAAACCAACAGAGAGTGTAAACCGCAAAGAGTATTTGGTCAACTAATAAATGTGCTGGCAGTGCGGGATTTATTACACATCCACAAACCTTAGCCGCCACTAATCACATGGACGTGGTAAAATACCCTCTCTTGAGCTAGCCACTGAGTACGGGCCAGATGCAGTAGCatccatgaaatctcatcaatCTGACAAAAAGTCCACTATACCAGCTACACCTTGTGTGTACTTTTCATTTCTGCAAATATTTTATGTCATAGCCGTCTCACTCAGTCCCTGGACTGCTTGGAATGGCAAGAAAACTACGTAGTCCAATTCTTTTATGTCATAGCCGTCTCACTCAGTCGTCACGTCGATCGCTATAAGTAGCAGAGCTTACACTTGGTGTTGTATCTATCAGATCATTCTAGCTATCCCCATTGCTTCGATTCCAAAGAGAAGAGGAAGCGAGGAAGGAGAaatgggcggcggcgagggggccaCGGCGGTGATGTGCACGCCGGCGTTTTTGGGGCGGGTGCTGCGCAGCCGGTGGTACGTGGTGTTCGCGTCCATGGTGGTGATGGCGGCGTCGGGGTCCACCTACATCTTCGCGCTCTACTCCAAGGAGCTGCGGTCCGTGCTGGGGTACAACCAGCAGACGCTCAACACGCTGGGCTTCTTCAAGGACCTGGGCACCAACGTCGGCGTCGTCTCCGGCCTGGTGCAGCAGGTTGCGCCAACGTGGGCCGTGCTCCTCATCGGCGCCGGCATGAACCTGGCGGGCTACCTAATGGTGTATCTGGCGCTAACGGAGCGCACGGCGGCGCCGCCCGTCTGGCTCATGTGCATCTACATGTGCGTCGGCGCCAACGCGCTCACCTTCTCCAACACCGGCGCGCTCGTCGCCTGCGTCAAGAACTTCCCGGAGAGCCGTGGCATCGTCATCGGCCTGCTCAAGGGCTTCGTCGGCCTCAGCGGCGCCATCTACACGCAGCTCTACCTCGCCATCTACGGCGACGACGCCAAGtccctcgtcctcctcatcgcctgGCTCCCCGCCGCTGTGTACATCTTCTTCGTGCACACCATCCGCGTCCTCCCGTACCGGCGCCGCGCGGAGGGCGACGAGCCCAACAGCAAGCccttcttctgcttcctctacATCTCCATCGCGCTCGCCACCTACCTCCTCGTCATGATCGTCGTGCAAAAGCAGGTGCCTAGCTTCTCCCACGCCGCGTACGCCGTCGGCGCCACCGTGCtcctcatcatcctcttcatcCCCCTCGGCGTCGTCATCAAGGAGGAGTACACCGCCGTGTCCCAGCTCGAGGAATCTCTCCAGCACCCGCCGGCCATCGCCGTCGATGAACCAGCAAGCAGCGCGAAAGACCAAGAACAGCCAAAGTGCAGCATGACGGGCTGCCTCGCCAACATGTTCAAGCCGCCGGCGCTGGGGGAGGACTACTCCATCATGCAGGCGCTGGTGAGCGTCGAGATGCTGGTGCTGTTCGTGGTGTCGGTGTTCGGCATCGGCGGCACGCTGACGGCCATCGACAACATGGCGCAGATCGGCCAGTCGCTGGGGTACCCCGCAAAGAGCATCAACACCTTCGTCTCCCTCATCAGCATCTGGAACTACGCCGGCCGTGTCGGCGCCGGCTACATGTCCGAGTTCTTCGTCGCCCGCTACAGGTTCCCACGCCCGCTAGCCCTCACGGCCGTGCTCCTCTTCTCCTGCGTCGGCCACCTCCTCATCGCCTTCGGCGTGCCGCAGTCCCTATACGCCGCCTCGGTGATCCTCGGTTTCTGCTTCGGCGCGCAGTGGCCACTGCTCTTCTCCATCATCTCCGAGGTGTTTGGCCTCAAGTACTACTCCACACTCTTCAACTTTGGCTCCGCGGCCAGCCCCATCGGCGCCTACGTACTCAA
This genomic window contains:
- the LOC123158494 gene encoding uncharacterized membrane protein YMR155W-like, with amino-acid sequence MGGGEGATAVMCTPAFLGRVLRSRWYVVFASMVVMAASGSTYIFALYSKELRSVLGYNQQTLNTLGFFKDLGTNVGVVSGLVQQVAPTWAVLLIGAGMNLAGYLMVYLALTERTAAPPVWLMCIYMCVGANALTFSNTGALVACVKNFPESRGIVIGLLKGFVGLSGAIYTQLYLAIYGDDAKSLVLLIAWLPAAVYIFFVHTIRVLPYRRRAEGDEPNSKPFFCFLYISIALATYLLVMIVVQKQVPSFSHAAYAVGATVLLIILFIPLGVVIKEEYTAVSQLEESLQHPPAIAVDEPASSAKDQEQPKCSMTGCLANMFKPPALGEDYSIMQALVSVEMLVLFVVSVFGIGGTLTAIDNMAQIGQSLGYPAKSINTFVSLISIWNYAGRVGAGYMSEFFVARYRFPRPLALTAVLLFSCVGHLLIAFGVPQSLYAASVILGFCFGAQWPLLFSIISEVFGLKYYSTLFNFGSAASPIGAYVLNVLIAGRMYDAEAARQHGGHAAAVGDKICKGVRCFKHAFLIITGVTLAGALVSLVLVWRTRSFYKGDIYAKFKVVPAADADGSNHAGEMVEGTVTQGEPKNGKNKKQEEVNDDEEFK